ACCGGTTGAAAACATTGGCGAAACTCGATCTCACCGAGAGGCGGCGTCCCCAGGTCGGACAGATCAAATTGGAACAGGGCAAACGGGATGAAGCCCGAACGGTGGAATTCTATCTCAATGTTATGCCGACGCGTGAGGGTGAGGCGATCACCATCCGGATAACGGAATGCAATGAGGTGAGAAAATCTCTTGATGATCTCCAATTCTGCAGTGATGTCCTTCCCCGTCTCTATGATATTGTACAAGCACCTCACGGCATCTTCCTTTGCACCGGCCCCTCTTCATCCGGCAAATCGACGACATTATGGGCCGCCGCTGATTTCTTAAACGCCAAGGGGCGCAAGGTAGTCGCGATTTCGACACGCCCCGGCCCGGTCATCTCCAATATCCTGCGGGTGCCGATGCCGCAGGAGGGATCGCCCGATTTTCCGATCCTGCTTGAGCATGTCGATAAGCTGGATCCCGATGTGATACTGATCGATGAAATTCAATCGTCCGATACGGCCGAGTGGGTTGTCGAATGGGCTCGATCGGGACGGAAGGTCTTGGCCTCGCTGCGGTCAATGGGCTCGCGCGCCGCGATGGGCACCTTCAATCGTTTGGCGGGGGACGAATTGGGGTTGGGTGAACATTTATCGGGTCTGGTCGGCCAGAGGCTTCTGCGCGCCGTCTGCCCCGATTGCTCAAAGGAATACTCACCGGATCAGAAGATCATCGCACGGCTTGGAGATCTCCTGCCCGCCGAGGCCCAATGGCGCAGCGGCGAGGGATGCGCGCAGTGCGGCTTTACCGGCATCCGCGGACGAATCCCGGTGGTCGAGATGTGGATCCCCGGACCGACGCGGAATGTAACCCCGTGGTTTCAAGAATCGCAGGACGAGGCTGGTTCGGGGGGATGGTCCTATACTCTGGGCGGCGCGCCGCGCCCGATTATAGAAGCGATCACCCAAGTGGTGGATGCGATCGGCGCCGCGGCGAGGGGAAAGATAACATTGGAAGAGGTGGTCCGGTCCTTTGACTTCTGGGAACTCGGTGCGACTTCGACCCTGATGCCCTCTGGACGAGCGGCGTTGCAATCCGGGGAGCCGGGCGGTAGGGCCGCCGCTTAGATGGGCGCAGGACCGGGCGGTTGGATTGGATCGCCCGGCGTACTCAATCAGATTCTTCGAACAACTGAGCCTGAAATGTGTAAAATATCGTTTCAGGCTCTTTCCATGCCCTTTCCCGCAACCCTGCCTTTTGTGAAAGATGGGTCAGCGTCGTGTGAAGATCCCATCCTTGTTCCGTCGCCACCTGCGGCAGGAAGACGGCCCGGTAGGGACCCTGCTCCAGAAGGATGCCGTCGCGTCCGATGACGATCTCTTTGATATCCGCGACCGGTTTCATGGGTGTCAGAACCGAGATCTCAATCCGGACGTGCGGCAGTTCATCTTTGGTCAATGGTGAGAAACGCGGATCGTGAAAGGCGGACTGGATAGCTTGATGGGCGACACCCTCGGCGAGGGGCTCATGCCCGGCGATTGACCCGATGCATCCCCGGAGGCGGTTCCGAAGTTGGAGAGTGACAAAGACGCCCCGCTCTTCTTCGAGGGGGCCCCCGGTAAACTCATTGGGGAGCGGCTTGCTTTTGCTCCTCCCGAGGGCAAAAGTCTCTTCGAGCGTTTGGCGCGCCAGATTGAGAAGATACGCCTGTTCTTCCTTTGAAAGTTTTTTCTCTGGATTTTCGTCAGTTGGAATTTCGTCAGTTATATCTTTCTCAAGCGTATTTCCATCAGGGGCCGCATCAGAACCCGCCTGTTGGAAGAGGATCGCCGCATAGCTCACGGAAGAGCTGAAATCGCCGTTGATATCGCCGGAACGAGTATAATTCAACAATTGCCCTTCAAAATTCAACGGCGGCGTCTGTGCGTCCGCCAGGCGTTTCACCAGGGTGAGAACAATCCCCACCGGTTCGTAGCCGCAAACGGTAATGCCGGTGTTGCGATAATACCTTGTCCATCCCGCCGGATCGATTTTCAGCGCCTGCGCCACGGCGCCCATATCAAGCTTCTTTAGATTTTCGGGGATCTCATCCGAGAAGGGAGTATAGCCGAACCGGTCGCCGAAATGTGTAAAGTCGGTGCTGGCGATGATCAATGTTTCATTGTTGATCCAGGGGAGCAGAGATCCGGCGATCCCGTCCCAGTCGGCCGGATCGGTTCCCTGCACCACCAGATCGACCAGCTTCCATCGACCCCTCAGCACTGTTTGGAGAAAGGGGAGTTGAATCTCATCGGCGTGCTCTTCCCGATGCGCCCCTTTGACGGTCTTGAAGCCGGGACGCGTCAACAGCTCTGCGACCATCAGACGGTCAATCGGCACCCGGCCGAGGGGGGTTTCATAGGCATCGATGGGAAGGGTGGAGATGCCCCGAACCGAGGCATGGTGGCTTGGGGCGAGAAGGATGACACGCCGGATTCGATCTGCCACGGGGCCCTGTAGGGATCGGTAGAGATGCGCCGCGCACGGGCCGGACCACTGATAGCCGGCGTGCGGGGTTACGATCGCCGCCGGAAGGTGTTGCAACTCAACGGGGTCCTTGACACTGTCAAGGAGCTCCTGGATTTCCCGTTGCAAGGCCGGAGGATGAGCGGAATACCACCGCCCGGCGATCGCCGAGGCGCGAACAACTTGAGATTCATGGGGATAAGGAATTTCAGGGTCCTTGTCTGAGCCGCCCATCGTCTGGTCTCCTCTGCCGGACTGTTTTGTCGCAATGAATTCATTATTAAGGCTCCAGCCCACTGGATCCATAGATAAAGATCGTGTGACCGGCAAATGAAACGAAGTTTTGGGTGGAAAAATAGGAAGATGGGATACACCCTACTTGACTCTCGCGGTGATTTCTTGGTATCCTTTAATTGCTAGAATAAAGCTGGGTGCTCAAGGCGTTTTGATAATTTGAGTACCGAGCTCCATTGAGGAATGGGACGGCTTATCGGAGCTGTCCCTTTCCTCGTTTTTGAGAATTAATGAGCTGGTATTTGAAATTCCGGAAAGACGTAACTCAAGATTGTCACAAGGGCATAGACCGCCAGAAGCACAATTCCGAATCCCCGTTTCATCTGATCGCCGGACGCCATAACCCCCACACGGAAGACGATGAGAACACCGAGCATCGCGGGAAAGAGCAGCCGGAAGAAATGAGGACCCGCCTGCAATCCGCCGCCGGTGACCGCGGCCGCGGCGCCCGCCACAAAGAGAACATTCAGGATATCGGCTCCGACGATATTCCCGATCGCCAATTCGCCATGACCCTTGCGGGCCGCCGTCACGGCGGTGACCAGCTCAGGCAGGGATGTGCCGAAGGCGACCAGGGTCGCGGCGATGACACTGTCGGGGACATGAAGGCGCAAGGCCGCCTCGGTTACCCCGGGAATCAGGAGGCGGGCGGAACCGACGACAAGGATGATGGCGCCGATGAGTTTTAAAACGATGAGAAGGTTGGACTTTTGCGCACCCGCTTCTTCAAACGCCTCAAGATTCACCGCACCAGCCTGCCGGGACCAGCGCACCGAGAGCCACATATAGGCGGCCAGAAGGGCGAGAAAGACAAACCCCATGAACTGCGGGAGGTTGCCGCCGGCGACAAAAATACCGCGGGGATTTAACTTGGAGCTGAATATGGGAATGCAGGCGAGAACGAGCAGGAGCCCCGCGCCGAGTTGAATCCAGCCTTGCCGGTTGACGATGCGGCGATCTAATGTTAAAGGTGCGATGATCGCCGCGAGACCGAGGATCAAGCCGGTGTCGCAGATGATCGATCCGACGGCATTGCCGAGGGCGAGACCGGGATTTCCTTGAATGGCCGCAAGGACGGAGACGGCCACTTCGGGCGCGGTGGTGCCGATACTGACGATGGTCGCCCCAATGACGATTTTCGGAATACCCGATCGTTCCGAGAGGGTGACCGCTTCAACGACCAGCCAGTCGGCGCCTTTGCCGAGCAGTGATAGGGCGACGGCGATCCAGAGTCCCAGAAGGGACCAGTGGAGTTGACCGATAAAGTGATTGAGGGCTTCTTCCATCACATCCCTGTGTTGTTGGTTCCGCTACCGCCCGCGAGATGATACTTCAAGATACAATAAGATAATCGGTTGTTTCTCGATAATTCCACTCTGTCAATTGCCGGCGGATCAGATCCCTCGCGCCATGCACACCGACACAAACAAGGAGTTTTTGATGAGCGACCGGCCCCCCTTTGAGGATGGAGAGGTCCTCGACGCGCGCCCCTTGCACCATCCGTCCGACCCTCAACCGGTCGATGTCGAGGAATCCATGGATCGTAATGCCGGCATCATCCAGCGCCCGGGCCAGTTTCCGGCCAAAGGGTCCGGCGCCGCAGATCCAGATCTTTTGATCGCCCAGGATCCGGCTGAGGTGATGCGCTTTGCAGCGGCGAAAAGCCTCGGCGGAGTAGTTATCATGGGTCCGGCTCAATCGGCCCGGAGAATCCCGCCAGGCATAAAGGACCTTTGGAATTTTGGCGAACCCTTTTCCTTGCAGATGAAGACGGAGCCAGAGGTCATAATCTTCGGGCCAACCCATATCACGGTAGCCGCCGGCTTCTTCGAAGGTCTCGCGGCGCATCGCGACGGTCGGATGGGGAATGGGGGATTCGATCCAGATGTCGCGGGCGATCTCTTCCGGTGTGATGACCGAGTTGATCCAGTTTTGATAACGGGAGAGGCCGGGGGCCGGTTCGGGGAAGATGGTGACGCCGGTGGCGATGACATCCCATTCGGGATGATTCAGCAGGGCCTGGATTTGTTCCTGAAAGCGATCCGGGTGGGAGGTGTCATCGGCGTCTTGACGGAAGAAGGTGCGGCCGCGCGCTTTCGATGCGGCGAAGTTGAGGGAGATGATCAATCCTTGAGGCGGTGTGTTGAAGGGGCGGATGCGGGGATCGCGATGAGACCAGTCGCGCAGGATCCGTCCGGTCGCGTCTTGGGAACCGTCATTCACAATGACGGCCTCCCACTCTTTAAATGACTGGGCCGCCAGAGAGGCGAGACACATCTCTATTGTCTCCGCCCCGTCTCTGACGGCCATGATCACGCTGATGGTTGGATCCACATCGTTTCCAGCCCGCCGCCTTCTAAGGCAGGACGGGTTTGTTAAGGGGTCATCCCCGATTTTAGGTGCATTAAAAAGAAATCGACCATCTTGCGATAGAGAATGAGACGGTTTTCCCGTTTCCCCACGCCGTGCCCTTCATCAGAGAAGATCAGGGTATCGACCGGGGCGCCGCGATCGGAGAGGGCCTTGGCAATCTGGCGCGCTTCACCCACCGGCACGCGCGGATCGTTCTCTCCGTGGATCACGAGCAAAGCCCCCTTGATCCGATCAACATGGGTCATCGGAGAGATTTCGTGCAAAAATTCCGGATCGCTGAGGGGCCCGTATTCGGCTTCACGGAGATGACGCCGGTAGTCGGCGGTGTTTTTCAAGAAGGTCTCGAAATCGGCGATGCCGACTTCGTCACAACCGGCGGCGAAAAGATCGGGGTAGGTTGTCAGCGCGGCCAATGTCATATACCCGCCGTAAGAGCCGCCTTTAACACCAAGCATCTCTGGTTTTGTATAACCATTATCGATGAGCCACTGCGCGCCGGCACCCATATCCTTAACCGAATCCATCCGTTTTTTGTAGTCATCCATCATGGAGAATTCTCTGCCGTAGCCTGAGGAGCCGCGGACATTCGGCGCGAGGAGGCCAAAACCGTGCTGCATGAGATAGGTGAAGTGGCGGTTGAAGTGGGGGCGGAATTGTCCTTCGGGGCCGCCGTGCATATCCATGATAAAGGGGATCGGTCCCCCTTTGTAGTGGGGCGGCAGATATAGAAAAGCCGGAATTTCCAAGCCGTCGAAGCTTTTATAATGTATGAGTTTCGGATCGGTGAAGACCGCCGGGTCGACACCGGCATAGGTTGAGAAGGTGACGCGCTTCAGCTCTCTCGTGTCCCAATTCCATCTCCAAACATCGGGTGATTGGGTCGGGCTGCTGAAGCCGAAGGTGATCTCATGCGTGTTGGAAAGGCTCACCGATGAAACGATGCCGTCCAACTCCGGCACGGGCATTTCCTTTCCCTTTTCAATGTCAAAGATCGAGAGGCGGCCGTATCCTTCTTCGTTATAGACGAGGGCGGTATAGCGGCGGTCGGGGGAGAGCTCACCCTCTTCCAGCTCCCAGGGAGAATCGCCCTTGAAGGGGAAGGTGATCTTTCGTGTTTCCAAATTCATCATCGCCGGTTTGAGAAGTCCCTGTGCGTTATCACTGGTGAGGATGAAGATCGACTGTTCATCGGCGGAGAAAACCCCGCCGACATAATACTTATCCCCCTCATGCTCGGTTAGATTTGTGACTTCTTTCGTCTCCAGATCGATAAGAAGAATATCGGTGTCTTGGCTGGAGCGATACTCAATCAACGTCAGCCGGCGCCCCGCTTTATCAAGATCACTGGCGATATTATAGCTGGGCGACTCATAAACGACCTGCGGCTCGCCATCAGGAAGGACCCGGCTATAAATGTAAAAGTCGCGTCCGTTCGCCTCGTTGCTCGGATAATAGATTGAACGACCGTCGCGCGCCCAGATCGGCTGGATGAAGCGGGTTTCAGGAGCGTCGGTGAGTTGCTTCAGCGCGCCGGTCTTGCCGTCCATCAGAAGGAGCTGGCTCTGTTCATTGCCGCCGACACTGGCGCCGATGATGACCCACCGGTCGTTGGGGGAGATGGTGTAGTAGTCGACGCCGTCGGGAAAGACGGTGAGCTGATAAGGCCATCCCCCGGGGAGCATCCGGAAGAGCTGATTGACCCCCGGCATGCCGGAGGTGAGATAGATCGTCTTCCCATCCGCCGATATCCTCGGATCACCCGACCACCCGATCTGCATGAAGGTGTCGATATCGGGCAGGGGCGCGATGAAGGCCTCCTCGATCGGGTCGGTCTCGTCACCTGTGGGAAGTCCCGCAGAGAGCTGGCCTGCGAGGCAGGGGGCCGCGGCGAGACTTCCGGCGAGGCATAGGATCGCCAGGGTCAAACCGGCGTGAGGGATCCGGTTTTGGTTCGATTTCATCATGAGGTCATTTCTCCTTCGTCGATTCGTCATATCCGAGCGCTGTTCGACTCACCGCCGCCGGCTTCGCCGCTCTTTCTATAGAGCGGATGTCCAGCTGACTCCGATCATCCGGCGTTGTCCTCTGTATACGTCCCTTTTCGAGGCTCTGTTTCCCAGGGTACGAAAGCCCACCGGCAGGTTCAACCGCTCTTGAGCGCATGGACCTTACAATTCCATGCCGGCCAAATGACGCCCCGGTCCCGGCGCAACTCCAATCGCAGCAGCGTGGACGGGGTTTCAGGAGGCACCGGGGAGTTGTCCGGCAAGGGGAAGTTACGGGGTTTTCGCGGATGACAGCGATGAGTCCATCCGATACGCTATTTATACACGGGGAGTTAGTTCAGTGGGCGCCTTGCGGTGACCCGCCGCATATCGTCGAGTGGAGATTCCCCGGCGATATCACGTCCCGAAACCAAACAACATGTCGTATTGATCAAGGGTTGTTGGGGTTGTAGTGGGAGTGAACATGAAATCGATGAAAATTCTATTGCCGCTATTGTTCATCATGGTTCTGTGGGTTACGGCTTGTGAGGATACGCAAAAGCCCGGTGATGATGACTGGGTTGAAGAAAAGCCTCCTATAACGCATGGCATTGTCTCCGATCCGGACTCGTTCACCGTGGAAGCATCCCCGCAGTACACGGTCTCGCGGGATGATCTGGATCTTAACGGCATTCAAATGGCGATGGTCGGACTCCTTCTACCGCACGGTGAAAATTCCTTTCCCGAGAATCGCGTCTCAAGAGAATTCGTCATCACACCCGGAGATTCGATTTCGGTGACTGTCTCTGATTGCCCGCCCGGTGTTCCATGGGTGCACTTCATTGATGGGGATGACCTGGTGCTATCGCGGGAAGATTCAACCAATACCGGCCCCGGCACATGCAATCGCATCTTCGTCTTCACCGCGACGGAGAGGGATAAGGGTTATTTCGCTCTGGTGGAGACTAATCCTGCTACCGGCGGCCAATGTATATCCTCAAGCTCACCGGCGTTGATGCTCTCTTATACGGCGGGACCGGTAGACAGTTTGTGGGTGGATCTCCAGCAGATCATTTGGGAATATACGGCGTCACCTCACAGTAATTTGCGCCTTAACCTTCAGGGGGTCACCAATGCCAGCCGGTTGAGGATTGAGACCTATGGTGACGGGGCGATCGGCTCTGAACCCATCCCTCTGAATCTCGACGGCAGTTTTCATGCGGAAATTGGAATCGCTTTCAGCCATTTGCCGCGGGTGCTATTGGAGACGTCCAGCATGCTCTGTGTCTATGGAGCGCCCGGATGTCCCGTTGTCATCGAGCTGGAATAGTTTTATCGCCGCCGACGGGAAATCTTGTGGCTTTCCCGGGGCTTGTTGGCGTCGGCGAGCGGGTGATTTTAGGCGCTGATGTTCGCTTGAATTCGAGACCCCACCGATTTTGACCTTGCACGATCAATAAATCGAGCTCGGCACCGGCATGGGTCGCCCAGTAATAACATTGTTCGCGTCGTGCATTCACTTGCCTGATCACAGCGCTCATCGCAAACCACTCCCATGACGCCCCTGGTTTTGGGTGGCCTTCGAGAGAATGAGGAAGCTTGCCGGGCGCCGAGGGCGATCCGCAAGCACGCGCAACACGGGAAAGAGATCCGGGACGCGCTGGATCTCATCGATCACCACGAGGCCTCGCAGGTCCTTGAGTGCCAGCATAGGTTCCGAGAGGCGTGAAAGATCGTCAGGATTTTCGAGATCGAAGACGGCGGTCGGACCGTAGTGCCGTTCGACGATCTGTCTGGCCAGCGTCGTCTTGCCAACCTGCCGGGCGCCGATAATGCCGACGACCCGATGCTCGCGCAGCAGTTGGCGGATACGTTTGATCTGTTGGGGGCGAGTCTTCGTGATTGCCGGGGTACCTTGAAATCTCGTCGGTATCCATCGAAATTTCAAGGTTCAACCGATGCCTCCGGGAACAAGACCCGGCTCTGGGCTGAGGAGTAGGGCGCGACGACCATCGTTTATTCATGAATGAATGTAAAGCGACCGCCCCCGATCCTGCAGAGGCGGTCGCTTCAGATACCGCGCAGATTATTATCTTGCCAATATCATCCGCTGCGTTTCGCTTCTCCCGTTCCATTGCAGGCGATAGAAATAGACACCAGGCGCCACGGGGACGCCGGAATTGTCGGCGCCGTTCCAGGCGATGCAATAACTCCCCTCCGGCTTGTACGAATCAATTAATGTGCGAACCAGCCTTCCGGCGGGATTGTAGATGCGCAATTCGAGCGGCGCGCCGCTCACGCTCGCGGGGACGCGGAAGGAGATACTGGTGCTGAAGACAAATGGATTCGGGGCGTTGCCGGCAAGGAGCCCGACCGGAGTTGTCCCGATTTGATTTTCAGCGTGGGACGTGTCATAGGTTCGTGCGGCGCGAAAACCAAGAAGAAAAGAGCTGGTATTGGGATTCTGGTTGGTGGGTCGCAAGGCGTTCGGCATGTAGGAACTACTGTGGTCCCAACACCCTCCATGAATAACCCGGTAGGTACCGCTGCCGGGGCCTGCCGGATCAATCGCGGGAGCGGTCCCAAGTTCGCACACATGCCAATCGTTGCACCACTCGAAAATATTTCCAGCCATCTCCGTGAGACCCAGCGCTTGGGGCGCGCCCGGGTAAGTTTCCGCCGGGGCGGTCCAGTGAACGCAGTTGCGCGAATTGGCCAGGCTGCAGGTCGGCGCTTGATTCCCCCAAGGATAGATGCGCTCATCGTCATATTGCGCCGCATACTCCCACTCGGCATCCGTCGGCAGTCGGTATCCCTCGGCGCCGTAGGGATCGCCTCCATGGCACGCCCAATTGCCGTTGTGATCGTAAGCCCGCGTCAATCCGTCCTGAAGGCTGAGCCAATCGCAGTAGCGCGCCGCTCCGTACCAGGTCACCATTAAGGCGGGATGGCTCGCCGGATTATATCCGCTTGGGTAGGCGGTCTGCGCCTGGGTAGACGGCGACTGCCGGAGATAAAATATCCCGGCGCCGTTAAACTGAATCTCACAAAAGTCATTATTCATTTGAAGAAGCACCAGCGTGCTTCCATCGAGATTGTCCCACACCGTCGCCGTCGAAGCCGTCACATAGCCGCTGTTATACGCCCATTGGAGCGCTTCCATAAATTCCTGGTTTGTCACCTCGTGGCGGCAGATGTCGAAATCGCGGGTGAGAGTTACCGTGCGCTGATTAATGCCGCACGTTGATGTACCGTCGCCCATGATAAAAACCCCGGCGGGAACCGTGACCATCTCCGGCGCAGCTTCGGCCGGATTGGGAACGGCGAAGGTCACGATGAGGAGCACAAGGAGACCAGAAATTCGATGCTGCATAGCTATTATCCTCTCTCATACTTCAGATTAACGGGGATAGCAGGACACCGGGTTTGTCCTGTCGTTTAATTGATCAGCCGAAGGATAGCAGAGTTATGCCATTGAATCAAGATGACACAGAACGAAGAACTCGAAAGCCACCCCTCCCATTTAATCCGTCCGCATTGAGTGACTAGCGGTGAGAGAATGTCTCGATCACATAATCGGAGCCGACTATTTTGGGCGGGATGAGATTTGTAAAAGGGACAACCATCCCCATTCTAGAGGGGCGCGTCTCCGAAATCCTTCACGTGGCATTTATTGCACAATGAACGCTGGTTGGGGCTGGTATAGGGATCCTCAATAGGGTATGAACCGGAGGCCACGCCGTCATCTGAGAGATAGGTAATAGAGAAATCCCAACGGCCCGCGTCAGGAGCGGAGCTGGCATGGGCCCGATGACAGGTCAGGCACATGACCTGGCTTGTAGCGGTCGGGCCATCATCGCTATTGATCGTCATATTCTGATCTTCAAAGGGTACAAGTGCGAGATAGGCGGTGCGCCGTGTATTCGATTCATATCCGTGATAGATCGACGCCCCGGAGGCATCGGGGGCGGGAACTTGATAGGCAAAGAGCTCGTGTTGCGCCACGCCTCCATCCCCATAGAGCATCCTGAAATTTCGATTACCGTGGGGATCATAGCAACTTGTACAACTGAATTGGTCGGATGGGAAGGATCCGCCCGGAGAGGTTTCCAGCACATCATCCGGACCGACATTTCGTGACGGAACGATAACATTATGTCCGGCGCCGATCATCCGTCCCGGATTGAGGGGATTGCTGCTGAAATTGTGACTGATGAGATCGTCATGGCAGATCAAGCAGACATCACTGGGGTTAGAATGTACAAGTAAAAAAGCAATCCCGTTAGGATGTTCCGAGTCGGCCGGCGACCCATCCTGGCTATTGTGCATCGTATGGCAGAAATCGCAAGCCGCCACACCCCCGCGGTGCAGACCCCGAAGTGACATCGGATGAGTTGCATGGCAATAAAAACAGTTATTCTGTGCTTGTGCGCCGAGCGTTGAGATGACGAACAGAAAAAGAAACGCGGCCAAACGTTTTGACACGACCAGAACCTCCCACCCAAAGATGATTAGCTTTGTAGCGTCAGATGAATGACATTCCAAAAACAATCGTATCAGAACCCCGGCCAATTCGTAATGGGATCTCTTCCCCGGTTGTGCCAGGGTCATGACCATCATAGGTACACTCATTTCGTCTCCATTCGTGCGTCATCACGCCAAGGAATAGTGGACCGGTGACTTTTACAAATCCGACACTCTCTGGGTGAGGCAGAAGGTCTGTGCGGCGAATCCCTGGGACATGACTCCTCGATTCCTCGTCCATGGTGGAGACATGGAAGGCGTTGAAAGATGGTTGCTCTTCGCCCCAGAGTTCTATATTATCCTTGTGGCCGGCCAATGAGGGGTCGGCCTGCGCCGAAGGAGCGTTGGAATATCTTATTAGCGGCTATCATCGATACCGCCGGAAGCAAGACCCTCCACAGTCCCTCCGGCGCGTCCTCGTCCGTCGCGGTGAATCTTTAGCGCGCGGAGATCCACGGCCTTCACCATGAGGGGGTGTCGCATGTCATCAAATCGGTCTGTCACTGTATCTCTCCTGTTGTTACTCCTCTTTGCCCAGGGCGCGGCGTGCTGGGCCTCCGAGGGCGTCTCGATTGAGACGGCCGCCGGGCCGGGAAGCTCTGTGGTCGTTCGCTCCGTGACCTGGTCGAATTCCCCGGCGCCCGATCCCGATCCCGTGCCGATGCCGGGTGCGGCGACGCCCGCGACCTTTCCCCGCGATGCCCGTTCCTATCTCTGGATCGATCAGAACCACCAGAATGCGATAGCGGAACGGGTGGCGATCACCGGAGACGGCGCGCACATCATCGCCGGGTGGTGGCTGAACAACATGCGGGTTTCGACTTACGACACCGAGGTCGACGCGCTCCCCGAGTGGTGGCGGCCCATGACCGTGCAGTTCCAGATCGACGTGGACGCCGATCAAACCGGCGCCATGCTCACGGCCACGGGACGGGGCGATTCGCTTTACACCTTCGATGCGGCCAGCCCGACACCGACTCACAGCGGGAGCTTTCCGGCGCCGCAGGTCGGGTATCGCTGCGCGGTGTCGAGTTCCGGCAACACTTACATGGGGGCGAGCGGGAATCCCGACGGTACTTCAGGCGAGGTCTACGTCTGGGACGGCTCCGGGACGTTTCTCTTCAAGGCGCCGCTGACCGCCCCGCCCGAGGGAGTGGACGTGTCGGCCGACGGGCTCGTCGTCGCGGCCAATGTGCGCACCTACGTCAAGATTTGGGACGCGCTGACGGGCGCTCTTCGTGATTCGGTGGCGATTCCGGGTGAGACGCAGGTCCCGGCGGTTCTCTCCGGCGACGGGAGCATCCTCGTCACCAGCGGATTCAGCCACTTG
This window of the Candidatus Eisenbacteria bacterium genome carries:
- a CDS encoding SUMF1/EgtB/PvdO family nonheme iron enzyme codes for the protein MQHRISGLLVLLIVTFAVPNPAEAAPEMVTVPAGVFIMGDGTSTCGINQRTVTLTRDFDICRHEVTNQEFMEALQWAYNSGYVTASTATVWDNLDGSTLVLLQMNNDFCEIQFNGAGIFYLRQSPSTQAQTAYPSGYNPASHPALMVTWYGAARYCDWLSLQDGLTRAYDHNGNWACHGGDPYGAEGYRLPTDAEWEYAAQYDDERIYPWGNQAPTCSLANSRNCVHWTAPAETYPGAPQALGLTEMAGNIFEWCNDWHVCELGTAPAIDPAGPGSGTYRVIHGGCWDHSSSYMPNALRPTNQNPNTSSFLLGFRAARTYDTSHAENQIGTTPVGLLAGNAPNPFVFSTSISFRVPASVSGAPLELRIYNPAGRLVRTLIDSYKPEGSYCIAWNGADNSGVPVAPGVYFYRLQWNGRSETQRMILAR